The Garra rufa chromosome 18, GarRuf1.0, whole genome shotgun sequence genome window below encodes:
- the emp3b gene encoding epithelial membrane protein 3b (MAM blood group), whose product MATLLVLVTLLHLITLAVLFIATMEKSWWVWDGTEHSDLWYNCRFDNETEAWFCASSEETEWLQAVQVLMVLSVVFSAISFLIFLGQLFTMSKGGLFYLTGVCQAFAGLNTFTAVLIYTLHNKEILQDSRELSSGHFGYCFYLAWVCVPLLLCSGVMYIHLRKRE is encoded by the exons ATGGCCACCCTTCTGGTGTTAGTCACACTGCTTCATCTCATCACACTGGCGGTTCTCTTTATCGCCACCATGGAGAAG TCCTGGTGGGTTTGGGATGGCACTGAACACTCAGACCTCTGGTACAACTGCCGATTTGACAACGAAACAGAGGCATGGTTCTGTGCATCATCAGAAGAGAcag AGTGGCTTCAGGCTGTCCAGGTTCTGATGGTCCTGTCTGTGGTTTTCTCCGCCATTTCATTCCTGATATTCCTGGGCCAACTCTTCACTATGTCTAAAGGCGGGCTCTTTTACCTCACCGGTGTCTGCCAGGCCTTTGCCG GGCTCAACACCTTCACCGCCGTGCTCATTTACACTCTGCACAATAAAGAAATCCTTCAGGACTCGCGGGAGTTGAGCTCGGGACACTTCGGTTACTGCTTTTACTTGGCTTGGGTTTGTGTACCTTTGCTTCTGTGCAGCGGAGTCATGTACATCCATCTGCGCAAAAGGGAATAG